Proteins encoded together in one Ictidomys tridecemlineatus isolate mIctTri1 chromosome 3, mIctTri1.hap1, whole genome shotgun sequence window:
- the Ccdc42 gene encoding coiled-coil domain-containing protein 42 isoform X2 — translation MSLGIMEEEDLAEYFRLQYGERLLQLLQKFPNMQEQSDSPSIQLLEKKKEAKIMHHAMEQKKETFKRRMESLNLRWEELGVKEEQLKAHIQKFEQFIQENDQKRIRALKKANKERELKRQRLRELAKAKQEMAALRLEHQRLSVKLQNYSIFNKYLEKVVENSEESRWAHIQNTAAKKTLLLGTIKMATLNLFQIVSKQLKETAQVSLEDTHKQLDMIQQFIQDLSDIWAEVKRKEQQQIRV, via the exons ATGAGTCTGGGCATCATGGAAGAGGAAGACCTGGCTGAATACTTCCGGCTTCAGTATGGGGAGCGCCTACTGCAACTGCTGCA GAAGTTCCCCAATATGCAAGAACAGTCAGATTCCCCATCCATCCAgctattggaaaagaaaaaggaagccaAGATCATGCATCATGCTATGGAACAGAAGAAGGAG ACATTTAAGCGCAGAATGGAAAGTCTCAACCTGCGCTGGGAGGAACTGGGAGTCAAGGAAGAACAGCTGAAAGCCCACATCCAGAAATTTGAGCAGTTCATCCAG GAAAATGACCAGAAACGGATCCGAGCCCTGAAGAAAGCCAACAAGGAGCGGGAACTCAAAAGGCAGCGCCTCCGGGAACTGGCTAAGGCCAAGCAGGAGATGGCGGCCTTGCGGCTGGAGCACCAGCGGCTGAGCGTCAAGCTGCAGAACTACTCCATCTTCAACAAGTACCTGGAAAAGGTGGTGGAGAACTCCGAG GAATCTCGCTGGGCACACATCCAGAATACAGCAGCCAAGAAGACCCTATTGCTTGGCACCATTAAGATGGCAACGCTGAACCTGTTCCAGATCGTGAGCAAACAGCTAAAGGAGACAGCCCAAGTATCCCTGGAGGACACGCACAAACAGCTGGACATG ATCCAACAGTTTATCCAAGACCTGTCAGACATCTGGGCAGAGGTGAAGAGGAAGGAACAGCAGCAAATCCGGGTGTAA
- the Ccdc42 gene encoding coiled-coil domain-containing protein 42 isoform X1, with product MSLGIMEEEDLAEYFRLQYGERLLQLLQKFPNMQEQSDSPSIQLLEKKKEAKIMHHAMEQKKETFKRRMESLNLRWEELGVKEEQLKAHIQKFEQFIQENDQKRIRALKKANKERELKRQRLRELAKAKQEMAALRLEHQRLSVKLQNYSIFNKYLEKVVENSEFEEIHEVIGRYKTLMSMHHDLMQSAQESQEQIERAKARLARYMEEKDDEILQHNNELARLQMRFDRARSDVIIWESRWAHIQNTAAKKTLLLGTIKMATLNLFQIVSKQLKETAQVSLEDTHKQLDMIQQFIQDLSDIWAEVKRKEQQQIRV from the exons ATGAGTCTGGGCATCATGGAAGAGGAAGACCTGGCTGAATACTTCCGGCTTCAGTATGGGGAGCGCCTACTGCAACTGCTGCA GAAGTTCCCCAATATGCAAGAACAGTCAGATTCCCCATCCATCCAgctattggaaaagaaaaaggaagccaAGATCATGCATCATGCTATGGAACAGAAGAAGGAG ACATTTAAGCGCAGAATGGAAAGTCTCAACCTGCGCTGGGAGGAACTGGGAGTCAAGGAAGAACAGCTGAAAGCCCACATCCAGAAATTTGAGCAGTTCATCCAG GAAAATGACCAGAAACGGATCCGAGCCCTGAAGAAAGCCAACAAGGAGCGGGAACTCAAAAGGCAGCGCCTCCGGGAACTGGCTAAGGCCAAGCAGGAGATGGCGGCCTTGCGGCTGGAGCACCAGCGGCTGAGCGTCAAGCTGCAGAACTACTCCATCTTCAACAAGTACCTGGAAAAGGTGGTGGAGAACTCCGAG TTTGAGGAGATCCATGAGGTGATCGGACGCTACAAGACGTTGATGAGCATGCACCATGATCTCATGCAATCAGCGCAGGAGAGCCAGGAGCAGATAGAGCGTGCCAAGGCGCGACTGGCTCGCTACATGGAGGAAAAGGACGATGAGATTCTCCAGCACAACAATGAGCTGGCGCGGCTGCAGATGCGCTTTGACCGTGCCCGCAGCGATGTCATCATCTGG GAATCTCGCTGGGCACACATCCAGAATACAGCAGCCAAGAAGACCCTATTGCTTGGCACCATTAAGATGGCAACGCTGAACCTGTTCCAGATCGTGAGCAAACAGCTAAAGGAGACAGCCCAAGTATCCCTGGAGGACACGCACAAACAGCTGGACATG ATCCAACAGTTTATCCAAGACCTGTCAGACATCTGGGCAGAGGTGAAGAGGAAGGAACAGCAGCAAATCCGGGTGTAA